Part of the Penicillium digitatum chromosome 4, complete sequence genome is shown below.
GCGCTGGGCTCTATCTCCTGTCTGCCTGGAGACTGAAACTCATCTTACCGAGCGAGGCGCCACCCGTCAGCATGAAGACGTAATTTACCCCGGGTGGTGTGGGCCGCACAAGGAGGAACATGGTAATTTCGTATGCTTTTAGCATCTAACTTGTGGAGTACAATtgtatgtacggagtaatatGTTCCATTGTTCCTCGAGGTGACATTCGTTCATGCTTGGCAGAACTTGATGCGGGGGAGTGTTTCAGTGAGGGAGAATCCGGGGTAGGTTTGGCGTTGGCGCAACATTCCACAAGACTTCAGGAATGATGGGATGTTCTTTCAGCTGTTTGGTGTAGCTACACTGTACAGCGTGGGGGTTCAGTCTACGTAGGGGTCCTTCGTATGTTTCTTTAAAAGACCTACAGTCTTTGAAGAATTATAGTGCCCTTGTCAGCTCGGGGATTTATAATTGATTACATAAGGATCCCAATCGAGATATCTTATGGACACTCACTTTGGTTATTGCCAAATGCCGCCAAGGCGAGTGATCAGCGATCCGCACCTTCTGGAACAGATGTCCCCCCTGCACCCAATTAACGGCGCCAAATGGCCTCACATTGATATCACCCCTACGCGGGGCCGCTATTCCGGAGTCCGCAATCAGGCCATTGGTGGAATTATGGTCTTTGTCCGGGAGATTACACCCTATCTTGCTACAATctatatactccgtactccgtatagatTATGTATTTGGAGAGCATGTGATATTCTGGGGAATAGATAGCGTTGacaaaatagaaaaaaaaaaaaggagaaaacGGAAGTCGAGGCGGGGAAGATGGTCCATTACCGTGTCCAGTTTTCGGTGAAGCCCCGACACCCCCGTTCCACCTAGGCACCTACATACGtagatggggggggggggaaattGCTCTCTTTTCAACTCCACTGAGCGATTTATCTCTTCTCCTACCCCATATTTGCCTGAATACCACTATTCAACCCACGGAAGCCGGAATCAACTTTTGCAACATGACGCCCCTGTCGCTGAGATCCACACTGCTAACAGTTCTTACGAAATTTAAGTCTTGGACCCTACAAAGTACAACCAGGTACcacatacggagtacagtaGATCGCTTAGTCTGGGATGAAGCTGATTCTATCTTTGGCTCGTATCTCCAATGACGGTTGGGGATAAACCAACCCACCTAACCCATTAACCCACTAGAGAAACAGGGGGTagacaaaggaaaaaaaaaaaaaatttggtaCGAAGTGCTAAGCCCTCTTCATCTTTCAATCACAGTGGGATCCGTGGCTTAAACTATTTCGCCCTAAACACACACCAATCGAATCCCCGAGATCGAGCTAGGGGGTATTTTTGATTTCGCGCGCGGGAGGAGTCCGCTCCGGACCAACCGCGCTCTCGCTAGCACGTGTGTTGTGATTTCCTGGGTATTTATTGGATTCTTGAATTGAACTATTGGAAACTGACACAAAAGCACTGCGGGAGCTCCGGACTCTGTCTTCCCCATTGGGAGGGGTATCATAAAGCGGGGGTCCAGATCTCCACGGGCGTGATAGCTTGTGATTTTCACATGTTGACATGCATAAATCATGTGTTTATCTTGTTTGCTTTGATTGAGCCTGGGATGTGAAGGTTCTGATAAGAGTTGCTGGAATGCGCCCATATGTGCGTGGCGCGATTTCCCCGTGCATGCCTTGCATTGTGTACGtggtgtacggagtaggtaCGAAGGACCTTGGGGAGGGGCGAGAAAATGGCGTCATTGAAGGGGGGCCATGTGTTTTCTCCAGATTGCCCACATTGATAAGAGATTCAGATACGAGACGTATTGGGCACGTCGTTACATTGATCCGGATATAGGCACATCTCTTACCTAACCATGTTGTATATTTTTATGTGGTATGTTAGAGCAACTATTGCGAAAGATGACGACTGAGCTCATAACCTAGACCATTCTGCTGCAGGTACCAGACCACGACATCAGCCCATAGGGCTGGTCGGAGGGGGAACAACCCTCGGGTGATTTCGGAGGACGACATTGTGACATTCTCGCACATGCTGATGACATTTTTTGTCTAGTTGCGGGGCTTAGTGCCGATATGGGAGTCTGCCGAAACTCCACGAAGATCAGGGGGCGTCTATTTTATTTAATGAAAGGTAGGAAGAGGAAGGTATGCCGTTGTGACTATCCATTTTCGTCTGAATTGTAATATAGACGGAGAGATCGACTTCGTGCGGAGTAGTTTTGGACACTATAAGCACCATTCGATGGCAAAATTAAGGAATTGAATAATAATTTTTTTTACGGAGCAAGCAATAAAGAGTcgaatactccgtactccgtaatcCGTGTCATTAATTCAAAAAGGGGCTCGGTGAGCCTTGAATGAAAATTTCCCTCTCGCCCCTGTGTCAGTTCCCGTCTCTGGATCTTCCCGATTTGCAACTCGGACAAAATTCTCTCGGCATTGCCGTGCCGACTCgggctctctctctctccacaAGTCACCGTGCcggtttttttctttcaggCGAGACTTGTATTAGTTTGGTACTCTCCACACTGCCCGCACTTATTGTTATCATTCCAAACCGTATGTGCCTGTGCTGGTTTTCTTTTGGGAGAAAAAAATCCTCCTGACTGCCGTTCCACACCGAAGTTCCTCCGAGGCCCGGAAGTTGGGAGTCTGGGGTGAGCCGTGGGATGATCTGGATTCGCGGACCTACTTCCCGTCTAATAGTGCTGTAGtgctgtactccgtatattaTGCTTGTCTATATACTGTTAATGTCAACTATTGCAAGCCACGGAATGGAAGAGCCTCGGGATAACGGATGTTCCTCGGAAACAGCTATTAGGCAATGTTTGGGACATGACTACATATCCTGCTTCTTCTCTGGGGTTCGCACGGAGTATACCCAGTCTATTCCGCATGCAGCGGTGAGACCCTACGAAGTTTTTCAAGCATGTCTATAACATAGGCAAGTTGTGGAGATCTGACTTAAATTTGTCGTCTGGATTCGGTGTGCGATTTGACTCGTCTCTTTTCAAACCCTAGATTTTGCCTCTTCGAGGAAAAGAATGTGAACCCCTTGAACTTCAAAGATTTTAAAGGACACACACAATTCTGAGGATAGTAATTACTTAATTTTGAAATCAAAATCGAGGGTATCAAAAGAGAAAGCCATCAAAGTGTCTTAGTCAACAATGTATCGTCTTGAATCCCTCCTGCTCTCTAAACGATTAAAGAATTTCAGTACAACAGCCGTGTGAATCTTGTCACCCATTTCAACAGAAATCACGAATGATCGCTTGAATTTTGACGAAAGAGGTAGAAGGATTTCTTAATCGCGCACTCTCCAGGGCTATTCATAATGCGAATTTATCAATCCAATCTTATCTATGGTTCGTTGCTTTTTGAGCTCTATAAAATGCGGCATGTGAATGTTTTCTGTAGCTTCGATCACTTAGATCAGTACTTTTACCATTTCCCCTCTATGAAAATGCGCGACAAGATAGAGCCAACCCTAATTTGGTATTGACGGTTCCTTTTCCACAGGTTGTAAATTAAGATTCAGATCCATCATAGTCTATGAAATACGCAGGTAAATACGACTAGATATTTACCTGCGTATTTCATAGACTATGTGAAGGTGTTTCTTTAGTTCTTCGCCTCGCTCATAAAAAAATAAACGGCCCGCTCGTTTCTCGTCTAATTGATACTACCATGTGTTTTGTGCTACGTGACTCGATTCTCTAACGCTATGAAGTGAAAATGGCGGTCATACAACGATATCTCATATACTCCCTTGAAATAATGGTCAAAACTTCCACCAGGATGGTACACATTGCGGATAATGCCCCTAGCTAGATATTTGGAGTGCTCTGCCGCCTTAAAAAGGAAAGGGATGCGAGATCACTGCAAAGATCCAGATCTACTCGTACTTGTGCTGTTTCCAGGCTCTGAGATCGGTGTTCGGGCGAAGAGGCTAGTGTCCCTTTTATTTCTAGATTTTTAGCATGTGTTGGTCTTTACAGCGATCTCGTATACTTCACCTTGTAAAGATGGTACAGCTTGTCAACTACCCAAATCACTGAAGCGAGTGGACAGTCGAAAATGGACAGAGATGAAGACTGCCGCACAAAGAGCGCAGAGGCGATAACCTTTCTAAACGTAAATCGACGCGAAACTTTCGCCCTGCTGGAATGCCCTCCACCTTGCAACCACACATCATCCCTGTCTCCTTTAATAGCTGACGGGGTTCAGCCCCGATGGGCTCAGTAATGCAGAACAACGGTTCTATACCATGTGTTGCTTCATGTTGCTTTGCTGCCTTTCACTGCCTACTAATCAAATTGTAGCTTACGAGCCAGTGGTTGCAAACAGTATACATCGCACCCGCACAACTGAATTTAGTTGGCTATCCAATATAGTGCCAGTCTGCTGCATATGCAGTTGCCAACCCCGGAGAGAAAGGGCTTACAAAAACGACAGCCGTTGACAGAGTCCCAAGAACAGGCGCAAATGTGACTATTCAGCTTTTGTTAAATAGAGAGGTATCAATGTTGGAGCTAAGGATGTAGACGAGAGTACTGCTTTGCATTACCCAGGTAGGGCTGGAGATGTCAGTGAGTATATTGTTAAGATGGGTTGACAAACGAATGGAGACGAGGAAATACAGCAGAATACGACAAGCTGCTACGGGGCTCCTCCGTGGCAGAGATGGGGTAGGCAGTGTGGAAAGAAAAAATGAATTAAGCGAGTGCAATGTGAAGAAAGGTCCTTGAAGGCTTCGATTCAGGTGAGCTCTCAACTGACTTCGATATTGCGATCACACCTGCGAGCAGTTCTGCCCAATTAGGAAAATTTCTTCCGTGATTACTACTCTGCCTGCTTTCTTTCCATGGTTCACCTTAGGCACTAACTAGAAGCAGAAATGACGTTTCTGCCACACCCGGCCGCCCGGGGAAACGAGAATCTCAAGTGTCAAGTCCAGACAAAGAGCGCCATCCACCCAATCCACTTAATACAGCAAGTCCCTTTATGATCTGATCCTATCAGCAACCTCTCAATCCAAATCCTAGAAATTGGAAAATACCCCCTTTTCAACATACCTCCGGCCTCGAGCTCAGGGACGCAATGGCACCCCCGCGCCAGCGCACCACAGCTATCGTGGATGACTCCAGGTCCGAAGCGTCGAGTGGCACGAGAGAATATCACAAAGCTACCAAGTCTCGCAGACCAGCTGCTGCAAAAGAGAAAGTTTCGGTCACCAGCGCGCCCGTCGTGGATAACCAGCACGCCGAGGAACAGCCCCGAGTATGTTTCATCCTGAAAGAGATCGATCAATCGCAACTCCACCCACAACACAGCCAAGAGACCGTAAACTAATcctttgtttctttgtacagCTCCCTTGGTCAGATATTCCTCTCGAAATCCTCCACTCCTACCGCCACGTCCACAAACTCCCCACGCCCTCCGCCTTTTCAAGCGACTACTCTCGCCTGATCCTTTCGCAAGGCATCGGTCTTCGCTCGCCAACCACCCTTGCCGCCCGCCGCGCTCAATTCTCTTCACTCCAGAACCACTCTCACTCTCACCGAACTACCACATCGTCGGACTCACTCTCCGACTCAACGCTGCGTCGCACCGTCGGCCAGGACCGCGTGAGCAAAGATCAGTTCGCGCTTGTTGTCCGGAAACACTTTAACAGCGCTGGTCTCTCGGAGCAAGAAACCATTGCAC
Proteins encoded:
- a CDS encoding Histone deacetylase complex subunit SAP30, Sin3 binding domain, whose translation is MAPPRQRTTAIVDDSRSEASSGTREYHKATKSRRPAAAKEKVSVTSAPVVDNQHAEEQPRLPWSDIPLEILHSYRHVHKLPTPSAFSSDYSRLILSQGIGLRSPTTLAARRAQFSSLQNHSHSHRTTTSSDSLSDSTLRRTVGQDRVSKDQFALVVRKHFNSAGLSEQETIARFLYTIREDRGGRQFRLRFQP